In Anas platyrhynchos isolate ZD024472 breed Pekin duck chromosome 24, IASCAAS_PekinDuck_T2T, whole genome shotgun sequence, the following are encoded in one genomic region:
- the ID3 gene encoding DNA-binding protein inhibitor ID-3 encodes MKAISPVRSVRSCYEAVCCLSEQSLAIARGSSNKSPALEEPMSLLYDMNDCYSKLRELVPGIPQGTKVSQVEILQHVIDYIFDLQIVLEEEAKGRDPSSEATLLSLKAAELASELCSKDESALCH; translated from the exons atGAAAGCCATCAGCCCCGTGAGGTCCGTCAGGAGCTGCTACGAGGCCGTGTGCTGCCTGTCGGAGCAGAGCTTGGCCATCGCCCGTGGCAGCAGCAACAAGAGCCCGGCGCTGGAGGAACCCATGAGCCTCCTGTACGACATGAACGACTGCTACTCcaagctgagggagctggtgccCGGCATCCCGCAGGGCACCAAGGTGAGCCAGGTGGAGATCCTCCAGCACGTCATCGACTACATCTTCGACCTGCAGATcgtgctggaggaggaggccaagggCCGCGACCCGTCCTCGGAGGCCACCCTGCTGTCCCTCAAG GCGGCCGAGCTGGCCTCCGAGCTCTGCTCCAAAGACGAGAGCGCCCTGTGCCACTAA